The genomic window ACAGCCATCAGGGCGGCGCTCGACACCCGCTCACGCAGTGACGCGAGGTTGCCTCGGAGCGCGGCCAGATCGATCGTCGCCTCGGCGCGCAGTCCCTCGGCGAGCATGGCGGTCCCGGTCGTGTTCGCAGTTGTCATCGGGGTCAGTCTCCCAGACCTGCGGCGTTGCCCGCCCGACGGGCCACCGGGCGCCCCTCGGCGGCATCGCGCCAGGCGGCCGGCAGGGCCGCGGCGATGTCACTGGCGGTGATCGGCGCGCCGCTGCCGGCGGCCAGCCGGCCGGCCAGTCCGTGCAGGTAGGCGCCGACCGGCGCGGCGTCGAAGGGCGGCAGACCGGCGGCGAGCAGCGCGCCGATCAGGCCGGCCAGCACGTCGCCGCTGCCCGCGGTGGCCAGCCAGCCGGTGCCGGTGGCGTTCACCCGGGCGGTGCCGTCCGGGCGGGCGACGACGGTGGTCGAACCCTTGAGCAGCACGGTGGCGCCGTACCGGGCGGCCAGCTCGCGGGCGTGCCGCAGCCGGGCGCCGGCCACCTGGTCCGCGCTCGCGTCCCCGCCCAGCAGCCGGGCCGCCTCGCCCGCGTGCGGGGTCAGCAGGGTGGGGGCGCTGCGCCCGGCCAGCGCGCGCGGGCCGCGGCGGGCCAGTTCGGTCAGGCCGTCGGCGTCCACCAGCACCGGGACCTGGCCGGCCAGCGCGTCGTCCAGCGCCTCGGCGGTGTCGTCACCGGAGCCGGGGCCCACCACCCAGGACTGCACCCGCCCGGCGGTGAGCAGGATCTCGGGGTGGCGGCGGACCAGCTCCTCGCCGGCCCGGCCCTGGTAGCGCACCGCGCCGGCGCCGCCGTGCAGGGCACCGGCCACCGCGAGCAGCCCGGCGCCCGGGTAGCGCTCGGAGCCGGCCAGCACCCCCACCACGCCGCGCTTGTACTTGTCGCTCTCGGCCGCCGGCCAGGGCAGCAGCTCGGCCAGGTCGGCGTGCTGGAGCGCCTCGACGGGCGCGGCGGGCGGGCGCAGCCCGATCCCCACCAGCTGCACGGGGCCGGCGTACCCGGCGCCCGGGTCGATCAGCAGGCCCGGCTTGTGGGTGCCGAAGGTGACCGTCAGGTCGGCGCGCAGCGCGGCCCCGGCGACCTCCCCGGTGTCGGCGTCCACCCCGCTCGGCAGGTCCACCGCGATCAGCGTGCCGCGGCGCGGCTGCCGGGCGTACGGTTCGGCGGCCGGTCGCAGCGGGCCGCTGCCGCCGATGCCGACGATCCCGTCGAGGATCAGGTCGGCGCGGCTGAAGTCGGCCAGGCCGACCTCCTGATCCGTGGTCACCTGACTGCCCGTCGCCCGCAGCGCCGCGAGCGCGGCGGGGTGCGCCCGTTCGGGGGTCAGCAGGACGGCGGTCACGGCGGCGCCGCGGCGGGCCAGCCTCGCGCCGGCGAAGAGCGCGTCGCCGCCGTTGTCGCCGCTGCCCGCCAGCACCAGCACCCGGCTGCCGTAGACCCGGCCGCGCCGGCGGGTCAGCACCCGGGCACAGGTGGCGACCAGGCCCGCGACGGCCCGGTCCATCAGGGGCTGCCCGGCCAGTTCGGCCTCGGCGGCGCGGACTTGTTCGACGGTGTGAGCGTGGCGCATGACAGCAACCTAACCCTCCGCGACGACCACCGCCGAGGCCACGCCCGCATCGTGGCTCAGCGACAAGTGCCACGTCCGCACGCCGAGTTCCGCCGCACGCGCGGCAATCGTGCCGCTGACGTGCAAGGTCGGCCGGCCCGACGGCTCGCTGCGCACCTCGGCGTCGTGCCACTCCAGCCCGCCCGGCGCGCCGAGCGCCTTGGCCAGCGCCTCCTTGGCCGCGAACCGGGCCGCGAGCGAGGCGGCCGAGCGCTGCTTGCCGGAGGGCTGCAGCTGCTCGGCCGCGGTGAAGAGCCGCTCGCGCAGGCCCGGGGTCCGCGCGAGCGACTCCGTGAAGCGGTCGATCGAGGCGACGTCGATTCCCACACCGATGATCACCCGACCGACCCTAGCCGGTGGCTACTCCACCGTCACGGACTTGGCCAGGTTGCGCGGCTGGTCCACCTCGTGGCCCTTCGCGGTGGCCAGTTCGCAGGCGAAGACCTGCAGCGGCACCGTCGAGACCAGCGGCTGGAGCAGCGTGGGCGTCACCGGGATCCGGATCAGGTGGTCGGCGTAGGGCACCACCGCCTCGTCGCCCTCCTCCGCGATCACGATGGTCTTCGCACCGCGGGCCCGGATCTCCTGGATGTTGGAGACGATCTTGTCGTGCAGGATCGAGCGCCCGCGCGGCGAGGGCACCACCACGACGACCGGCAGCCCCTGCTCGATCAGCGCGATCGGGCCGTGCTTGAGCTCGCCCGCCGCGAAGCCCTCGGCGTGCATGTACGCCAGCTCCTTGAGCTTGAGCGCGCCCTCCAGCGCCACCGGGAACCCGACGTGCCGGCCCAGGAAGAGCACCGAGCGGGCGTCGGCCAGCGAGCGGGCCAGCTCGCGCACCGGCTCCATGGTCCGCAGCACCTGCTCGACCTGCTTCGGCGCGTCGGACAGCTCACGGATCACGGCCGAGATCTCGTCGCCCCACTTGGTGCCGCGCACCTGGCCCAGGTAGAGCGCCACCAGGTAGCAGGCGACCAACTGGGTGAGGAACGCCTTGGTGGAGGCGACCGCCACCTCGGGCCCGGCGTGCGTGTAGAGCACCGCGTCCGACTCGCGCGGGATGGTGGAGCCGTTGGTGTTGCAGATCGCCAGCACCCGGGCGCCCTGCTCGCGGGCGTGCCGCAGCGCCATCAGGGTGTCCATGGTCTCGCCGGACTGCGAGATCGCGACGACCAGCGTGCGCTGGTCCAGGATCGGGTCCCGGTAGCGGAACTCGGAGGCCACCTCGACCTCGCACGGGATCCGGGTCCAGTGCTCGATGGCGTACTTGGCGATCATCCCGGCGTGGAAGGCGGTGCCGCAGGCCACGATGACGACCTTGTCGACCTCGCGCAGCACCGAGTCGGGGATCCGCAGCTCGTCCAGGGTCAGCCGGCCGTCGGTGCCGACCCGGCCGAGCAGGGTGTCGGCGACCGCCTTCGGCTGCTCGGCGATCTCCTTGAGCATGAAGTAGTCGTAGCCGCCCTTCTCGGCGGCCGAGGCGTCCCAGTCCACGTGGTACTCGCGGACCTCCGCCGGCTCGCCGTGAAAGTCCGTCACGGTCACCGAGTCGGCGCGCAGTTCGACCACCTGGTCCTGGCCCAGCTCGATCGCCTCGCGGGTGTGCGCGATGAAGGCGGACACGTCGGAGGCGAGGAAGTTCTCGCCCGCCCCGCGCCCGACCACCAGCGGCGAGTTGCGCCGGGCGCCGACCACCGTGCCGGGCGCGTCGGCGTGTACCGCCACCAGAGTGAAGGCGCCGTCCAACTGGCGGCAGACGGTGCGCATCGCCTCGGCCAGGTCGCCGTCGTAGGCCTCGGCCAGCAGGTGGGCGACCACCTCGGTGTCGGTCTCCGAGCGCAGCGTGTGGCCGCGGTCGACCAGCTCGGCGGTGAGCTGGGCGAAGTTCTCGATGATCCCGTTGTGGACCACCGCGACCTCGCGCCGGTCGTCCAGGTGGGGGTGGGCGTTGGCGTCGGTGGGTCCGCCGTGGGTGGCCCAGCGGGTGTGGCCGATGCCGGTGGTGCCGCCGGGGAGAGGGGCCTCGGCGAGCGACTTCTCAAGGTTGACGAGCTTCCCGGCCCGCTTGTCGGTGGCGAGACTCCACTGCCCTGAGGAGTCCGCCGTCTGGATGGCCACACCGGCCGAGTCGTACCCTCGGTACTCCAGGCGCTGCAGCCCTGCGATCACTACGTCGAGCGCCGACTGCGCGCCCACATATCCAACAATTCCGCACATATGTGTCAGCATAAGGGCCGATGAACGGCCGAAGCGGCTCCGAGGTTTCACCGAAGCCGCCCTTCGGGCAACGGTTCGTGACCGACACCACAGCGCCGGGCCGCCCCCGGAGCGCCCACAATGGACCATGTGCTGACCGAACTCTGTAGCCAGGGCGCCCTCTCGACGCCCAGCCCGTCGCCGTCACCCTCGCCGTACGTCGACCTCTCCCGGGCCGAGTGGAGCGCCCTGCGCGACCGCACCCCCCTGCCGCTGACCGCGGCCGAGGTGGAGCAGCTGCGCGGCCTCGGCACAGCACTGGACCTGGACGAGGTCCGGGACGTCTACCTGCCGCTGTCCCGGCTGCTCAACCTCTACATCCACGCCACCCACGAGCTGCGCGGCGCGGTGGGCACCTTCCTGGACACCGGGGACACCGAGCGCACCCGCACCCCGTTCGTCATCGGGGTGGCCGGCTCGGTGGCGGTCGGCAAGTCCACCACCGCCCGGCTGCTGCAGGCCCTGCTGGCCCGCTGGCCCGAGCACCCGCGGGTCGAACTGGTCACCACCGACGGCTTCCTGCTGCCCAACGCCGAGCTGCGCCGGCGCGGCCTGATGGCCCGCAAGGGGTTCCCCGAGTCCTACGACCGCCGGGCGCTGATGCGCTTCGTGGCGGACGTGAAGGCGGGCAAGGACCAGGTCACCGCCCCGGTCTACTCGCACCTGGTCTACGACATCGTGCCCACCGAGCGGCTCGTGGTGCAGCGCCCCGACATCCTGATCGTCGAGGGCCTGAACGTGCTGCAGCCCGCGCTGCCCGGCACCGACGGGCGCACCCGCCTGGCGGTGGCCGACTACTTCGACTTCTCCATCTACGTCGAC from Kitasatospora sp. NBC_01250 includes these protein-coding regions:
- a CDS encoding NAD(P)H-hydrate dehydratase — translated: MRHAHTVEQVRAAEAELAGQPLMDRAVAGLVATCARVLTRRRGRVYGSRVLVLAGSGDNGGDALFAGARLARRGAAVTAVLLTPERAHPAALAALRATGSQVTTDQEVGLADFSRADLILDGIVGIGGSGPLRPAAEPYARQPRRGTLIAVDLPSGVDADTGEVAGAALRADLTVTFGTHKPGLLIDPGAGYAGPVQLVGIGLRPPAAPVEALQHADLAELLPWPAAESDKYKRGVVGVLAGSERYPGAGLLAVAGALHGGAGAVRYQGRAGEELVRRHPEILLTAGRVQSWVVGPGSGDDTAEALDDALAGQVPVLVDADGLTELARRGPRALAGRSAPTLLTPHAGEAARLLGGDASADQVAGARLRHARELAARYGATVLLKGSTTVVARPDGTARVNATGTGWLATAGSGDVLAGLIGALLAAGLPPFDAAPVGAYLHGLAGRLAAGSGAPITASDIAAALPAAWRDAAEGRPVARRAGNAAGLGD
- a CDS encoding holo-ACP synthase codes for the protein MIIGVGIDVASIDRFTESLARTPGLRERLFTAAEQLQPSGKQRSAASLAARFAAKEALAKALGAPGGLEWHDAEVRSEPSGRPTLHVSGTIAARAAELGVRTWHLSLSHDAGVASAVVVAEG
- the glmS gene encoding glutamine--fructose-6-phosphate transaminase (isomerizing); translated protein: MCGIVGYVGAQSALDVVIAGLQRLEYRGYDSAGVAIQTADSSGQWSLATDKRAGKLVNLEKSLAEAPLPGGTTGIGHTRWATHGGPTDANAHPHLDDRREVAVVHNGIIENFAQLTAELVDRGHTLRSETDTEVVAHLLAEAYDGDLAEAMRTVCRQLDGAFTLVAVHADAPGTVVGARRNSPLVVGRGAGENFLASDVSAFIAHTREAIELGQDQVVELRADSVTVTDFHGEPAEVREYHVDWDASAAEKGGYDYFMLKEIAEQPKAVADTLLGRVGTDGRLTLDELRIPDSVLREVDKVVIVACGTAFHAGMIAKYAIEHWTRIPCEVEVASEFRYRDPILDQRTLVVAISQSGETMDTLMALRHAREQGARVLAICNTNGSTIPRESDAVLYTHAGPEVAVASTKAFLTQLVACYLVALYLGQVRGTKWGDEISAVIRELSDAPKQVEQVLRTMEPVRELARSLADARSVLFLGRHVGFPVALEGALKLKELAYMHAEGFAAGELKHGPIALIEQGLPVVVVVPSPRGRSILHDKIVSNIQEIRARGAKTIVIAEEGDEAVVPYADHLIRIPVTPTLLQPLVSTVPLQVFACELATAKGHEVDQPRNLAKSVTVE
- the coaA gene encoding type I pantothenate kinase, translated to MDHVLTELCSQGALSTPSPSPSPSPYVDLSRAEWSALRDRTPLPLTAAEVEQLRGLGTALDLDEVRDVYLPLSRLLNLYIHATHELRGAVGTFLDTGDTERTRTPFVIGVAGSVAVGKSTTARLLQALLARWPEHPRVELVTTDGFLLPNAELRRRGLMARKGFPESYDRRALMRFVADVKAGKDQVTAPVYSHLVYDIVPTERLVVQRPDILIVEGLNVLQPALPGTDGRTRLAVADYFDFSIYVDARTDDIENWYLSRFKKLRDTAFQDPNSYFRRFTEVPEEEALEYGRQVWRTINKPNLLENVLPTRGRATLVLQKGADHKVRRALLRKL